CACGTCCTGGGCGTTCCGGCGGTCGAAGATTTCGATGTCGAACTCGGTGACGAGCATCGGGAGCCCGAACTCGGCGAACTGGTCGTACCCTGCGATCATGTCCTCGATGTCCAGTAGCTGGTTCCACTGCTGCTGGTGGTGGCCCATGAACCCGATCGCGTCGATGGAGTAGTCGTTATCGACGAGGTGCTGGATGTACTCGTAGTAGGCCTGGCGCTGCCACTGGCCGCCGATGGCACCCATCTCGTTCGTGTGCAGTTCGGCGTCCGTGGTGTCGTCGGCAGTCGTCCACCACTCGTCGACAGCGTCCCAGCCGAGGTTCTCGTCGTCGCGGTAGTTTGACTGCCAGATCGGGTGGTTGTGCATGTCCCACTCGGTGACGTCGCCATCGAACTCCGCGGCGTGGTCCGCGATCTTCTCGGCGACGACCTGGCGCTTCTCGTCGGCCGAGAGCTCGGGATCGACGTTCATCCCGCCGCCGCCGTCGGTCTGGTTCTCCTCTCACAGGAGGTAGTGGCCGCGGGTGGGGACGTCGTGGTCGGCGAGCCAGTCGAGCGTGGCTCGCGTGTCCTCGTTGCTGATGTCCCACTCGCCCTCCCAGGCGGGGTGCTTCAGGGCGTTCTCGACGACGGCCTTGTTGAAGTTCTCGAAGAACGTCTCGCGGTAGATCCGGTCGTCCTCGCTGTCGCCCATAACGTGCTCGACCGAGACGGCGCTGCCGAAGTCGAACTCGTGTTCGACCATCTCGACGTCGACCGAGGCTCCCTGCATGGGCTGACCACCGGGATTGACCACCTCGACCTCGACGTCCGTCTTCCGGACCTCCTCGATGCGCTCCTGGGCCGCCTCGCGCCACTCGGCGTCCTCGTCACGGCCCGCGTAGTCGTACGGCGGCAGGGTCCCGAGTCCGACGTCGGCGTCGCTGTAGTCGATCAGGGCGACGCCACCGATCTCGAGGGTCTGGTCAGCGTAGCCGGTCCAGAACTCCAGCGCCGGGGCCGCGTCGCCGTCCGGAACGGAGCCGATCTCGATCGGGAAGAACCAGCGCAGCCACTCCCCCGTCGGGTCGACGTCGGCGCCGCGCTGCACAAAGTTCTCGCCGTCGCCGTAGCGGAACGCCGCCCGCGCCTCGGCGTCGGCGTCGTCGCTGCGGACCCACGCGACCCCGAGCAGGCGGTCGCCGGACGCGAAGTCGGCGTCCTCGATCGGCCCGCGATAGGCGGTCGCCGCGGGGTCGCCGGCCGACACCGCCAGCCGTTCGGCCCGCGCGAAGGGGACGGCGTCCGAGTCGACGCTGAACTCGGTCGCCGAACCGTCGCCCTGCAGCGAGAACGCCTCGACGGCGTCGGCCTCCGTCTCGCCGTAGACGTAGCTTCCCTCGGGGAGCTGTCTGGCCTGGCGGTCCGACGCGGTGAGCTCGGCACGGAGCGCCTCGCGATAGCCGTCCTCCGACTGGGCGCTGACCGAGCCGGTCGCAGACGATCCGATGGCCGCTGCGGCGCCGAACGCGCCGATGGTCTTGAAGAACGTACGCCGTCTGGTCCGAACGTGCGAAGAGTCGTCTAACATGACGTCGTCTCGCTCCGTCGTTACGTTCCCAATGGTGCGATATAATAATGGTGGCTGGATCACGAATTATAATGCGGCTATCGTTGATACTAACAGCGTTAGCTCGGATTGAACCGGGATTCCGCCGCGATGGACAGACGTGTCGCGCAACCTCTAAGGCGAGGCTTTCCGATTACGGGGTATGGACACCGCGCTCATGCTCCCGCCGCACCCCGATAAACGGTGGACGATGGCCAGACAGCTGGGTCTCTCGACGGGCGTGGTCCGCTTCTGGGGCGAGGAGGAGTGGTGGACGTACGACTCGCTACTGCAGGCGCGCAACCGCTTCGCCGACCACGGCCTGTCGCTGGAGGTGGTCGAGGACCGGCCGCCGATGACGGACACCGTCCTGGGCAGGGAGGGGCGCGACGAGGAGATCGAGACGGTCAAGCAACTGCTGCGGAACATGGGGACAGTCGGCATCGACACCTACAGCTGGGTGTGGACGGAGAACCCCGTCGGGGTGGTCCGGACCTCGGACGAGGTCCCCCTGCGGGGGGACACCCGGACCACCGCGTACGACCACGAACAGTCGGAGCGGGGGCCGGAGTACCCCGTCGACGTGACGGAGGCGGAGCTGTGGGACAACCTCGAATACTTCCTCGACGAGGTCGTGCCCGTCGCGGAGGAGGCGGGCGTGAACCTCGCGCTGCACCCGGACGACCCGCCGGTCGATTCGGTCAGGGGCGTCCCGCGACTGGTCAACTCCGTCGAGAACGTCCAGCGGATCCTCGACCTGTACGACAGTCCGAACCACGGCCTCACCTTCTGTCAGGGCAACTTCTCGGCGATGGGCGCCGACGTGCCCGCGGCGATCCGGCAGTTCGGCGACCGCATCCACTTCGTCCACTTCCGCGACGTCGAGGGGTCGTCTGAGGAGTTCGTCGAGACGTGGCACGACGAGGGGCAGACGGACATGCTGGCCGCGATGGACGTCTACCGCGAGGTCGGCTTCGACGGACCGATCCGGCCCGACCACGTGCCGCGGATGCTGGACGAGGGCCACCGCGACGACGCGCAGGCCGGCTACACCGACATGGGGCGACTGTTCGCCGTCGGATACATGCGCGGGCTCATGGAGCAGGTCGGGCCGGAGTAGTCGAACCCGGCTCAGTGGCTGAACTCGCCAGTAATTTTATTGTGAACACCGGGCGGTGATGTGCATGGTCGAGAAGGACCAGACGTCACGCGGACTCGTCGACAGGCGATCGCCGGAGCGTCGGGCGTCGCGGGGCTCGCCGGCTGTAGCGGGGACGGGTCGTCGGACGCGACGGCCACCGACACGGCGACGCCCACCGACACGCCGACGCCGACTGACATGCCGACCGAGACGCCGACCGAAACCGAGGTCGACGTCGACACCGCGACGCCGGTCGAACGGGGCGACGGGCCACTCGCCCGGCCGCCGGAGCTGACCGGCGAGGACGTGTCCCGGCCGACCGGCGAGCCCGGGAACCTCAGAGTGCTCGACTGGGCCGGCTTCGAGAGCGCCGTCACCTACTCGTTCGACGACAGCCAGCCCTCGCACCTCAGCCACTACGACGCCCTGGAGTCGACCGGCGTCAACACGACGTTCTACCTCTCGAAGAACGTCACCGCGGGGAGCACCACGGGACAGTGGACCGACGTGGCCGCGGACGGACACGAGATCGGGAACCACACGGTGAGCCACCCGCACAACGACCTCACCGGGAGCAGCTTCGGGGACCCGCTCGACAGCATGGACGCCGAGATCAGCCAGTGCTCGGAGTACATCACCGGCGAACTCGGTCAGGAGGGCGTCTGGACGATGGCGTCGCCGTTCGGCGAGAGCGGCTGGACCCAGGCCGCCAGGTCCAATGGACTGTTCCTGAACCGCGGAGTCGGCGGCGGAGCCGTCGCGCCGGGCCCCGGCGCAGACCCCTACAACCTGCCCTGCTACATGGCCGAGGAGGGCGACACGGCCGACACGTTCAACGGGCTCGTCGACGAGGCGCGCTCGAACGGGGAGTGGCTCGTCTTCCTGTTCCACTCGATCACCCCCACCGATCAGGAGTGGTTCGCGCCGGTCGGCGTCGACGAGATCATCGGCAGCGTCGAGCACGCGAAGTCCTACGACGACGTGTGGATCGACACGGTCGCCAACGTCGGCGCGTACTGGCGGGGCCAGCAGCTGTTCGAGTCGGTGACGCCCAACGAGTCCGGCGACAGGACGGTCTGGGAGTGGGAGCTACCGGACGCGTTCCCCGAAGGCCAGCACCTGCGGGACCGTGGACGGCGGCGTCCTCGAACAGGGCGGCGAGACGCTGGACTGGCACACGAAGGGGTACTACGAGGTGTCCCTCGACGAGGGGTCGCTGACGCTGCACCACTAGGAGTCGAGCGCCCCCGTCGACGCCGCCCCGGCAGCCTGAACGACCCGATTGCCTCGCGGTCTTCACCTGCCGGCTGGCGATATTGTTAAGTGCCGAGCAGCGCCAGGTAGTGCCATGCGCTATTACAGAGTGGCTACGGACGGGAACGCCCATCTCGTCGCCGAGGACGACGCCGGAGCGTTCGACCTGACCGCGGCCAACGAGCGGATCGACTCGTTCACGACGCTGGCCCGCTGTGCCGACGTGGCGGGGACGTCCATCGACGACCTCGCGCGCCGACATCGCGAGGACGCCCCGTCGGTCGACCTGACGGCGGCGGACGTCCGCGCCCCCGCGCGCCCACCCGAGGTGTGGGCCGCCGGCGTCACCTACGAGATCAGCGAGGAGGCCCGCGAGGAGGAGAGCAACACGCCGGACCTCTACATGGAGGTCTACCGCAGCGAGCGCCCCGAACTGTTCCTCAAGTCGACGCCCTCCCGGACGGTCGGCCCGGGCGAGGCGGTCGGCGTCCGCGGCGATTCCGACTGGGACGTCCCCGAACCCGAACTGGGCGTGGTCGTCTACGACGGCGACGTCGTCGGCTACACCATCGGCAACGACGTCAGCAGCCGCGAGATCGAAGGCGACAACCCGCTGTACCTCCCGCAGGCGAAAATCTACGACCGCAGTTGCTCGATCGGCCCCTGCATCGCCTCGACCGAGTCCATCGACGACCCCCACGACCTCACCATGACCATGACCATCGAACGCGACGGCGAGGTCGTCTACGAGCAAAGCGCCGACACCGGCGACATGGTCCACAGCTGCGAGGAACTGGTCTCCTACCTCGAGCGCCACAACGAACTGCCCGAACTGACCGTCCTGCTGACCGGCACCGCGCTCGTCCCCGAGGACTACACCATGCACCCCGGCGACGAGGTCCTCATCGAAATCGAAGACGTCGGCACCCTCACCAACGGCGTCGTCGACGTCTGAACGGAACCGGGAGACGCAGCGGTGCCGGCCGGTCGCGCGCGAGCGGCGTTCTCGACGTCTCGCAACTGGTATTTCCCGACCGCGCTGACGCCACAGGACCGGGGTTTCGAGACCGTTCTGATCGCCTCAGACGCCACTTCACGGGCGGTCTGGCACCGAGCGGCGGTGCGAGCGAGAAGCGGTCGTGACTGAAACGACCCGTTCATCTATCCCGAATACTTATTTGCCGGTGTGTCATTAGGGCTCCCATGGGAACCACGGCGAGAAATCCGGTGAAATCCGTCGAAACGACGTTCACCATTGTACAGGCGCTGAAGGAACTCGACGGGGCCGGGGTGACAGAGCTGGCGGACTACCTCGACCTGCCGAAGAGTTCCGTCCACAACTACCTGAGCACGCTAGAACAGGAGGAGTACGTGTTCAAGGACGGGACCGAGTACCACGTCGGGATCCGGTTTCTGGACTACGGGGCCTACGCCCGCAATCAGATGGACATCTTCGAGGTGGCCAAGCCCGAACTGGAGCGGTTGGCCTCTGAGACCGGCGAACTCGCTAACCTGCTGGTCGAGCAACACGGGATCGGCTCGTACCTCTACCGGACGCGTGGCGAGATGGCCGTCCAGGTGGAGGGCCACGTCGGCACCCGCGCGCCGCTGCACGCCACCGGCCTCGGCAAGGCCATCCTCGCGCACCTCAACGAGGAACGCGTCCACGAGATCCTCGACGAGCACGGCATGCCGCCCTCGACGCCGAACACGATCACCGACCGCGACGAACTGTTCGCGGAGTTCGAGCAGATCAGGGAGGAGGGCGTCGCGTTCGACGACGAGGAGCGCCTGAGCGGGCTCCGCTGCGTCGCCGCGCCAGTCCACCACGAGGGGGAAATCCACGGCGCCATCAGCGTCTCCGGCCCCACCAACCGCCTCCGCGGCGAGCGCTTCCGGGAGGAACTTCCTAACAAGGTGCTGGAGGTCCAGAACGTCATCGAACTCAACATCACCTACTCGTAGGCCCCTCGGCACGGCGGACGAACTGCGATTCGGTTCCCGACGAGCTGTTCTACAATCACGAACAGATACGCGCGACCAACGCCGCCGGTGACTCCCGTCGATCGGGTTCCGACGGGGGGACCGAGTTACGTATAGTGACGGAGGTAACGGTAGTACTCTCGTTACTTTTCGGGAGCTGCGGGATGGTCATTCCGTTCCACGATGGAGAACCATTTACCGACAGTTCCCGGAGTCGGCCCGGACAGTTGCTCAGAGCGTACTAGGACCGATACGTGAGCGACCGTCGTCCGCGTCGGACCCGCCGAAGTCGTGGCTGTTCGCGACGGCGCCGTGCGACACCAGCCTGATCGGCAGACATATAACCGACACGTTCGATCGGATCGTATCCCAGATGACCGCAGAGACGCAGTCGTCCGTCACACTGCACAACGTGGCGGAAACGGAGCCCGCCGACTGGACCACCGACGGTGATCGACTGTGTCGCGTTCCCGCCTCGGTCCGGGCCGACCTGAACGGCGAAGCGCGCGAACCGGTACGCCACCCGACCCATAGCGAAATCCGGTTCGTCCCGGAGAGCGAGAGCGACGAGATCGAGGTCACGCTGTCCGCGGCCGACCGAACGCGGGCCCGGATCTTCTGGGGCTCGTTCCGGCCCTGGCAGGCCATCGAGATCGATTCGACGCCCGAGACGCTCTCCCTCAGCGTTCCGGACCGACTGCGGAGCCTCGACGGGAGCGTCGACGGGGGCGCTTCGATCGGCGCATCTGCCGGATCGCGTTCGAGCGGTTCACGCCGGTCGCGCTACACGACGTCGCCGGCGACTGCCGACCGCCCGAACCCGCCGAACTCCCCGACCGGCGCTACCTCGCCTACGGCACCTCCATCACCGAGGGGGCGAAGGCCTCGGCGGCGCACCTGAGTTACGTGTCGCGCGTCGCCCGCGACTGCGGCCTCGACGCGCTGAACCTCGCCTGTTCCGGGTCGGCGTACTGCGAGCCCGCGATGGCGGACTACGTCGCGGACCGCGAGGACTGGGACGTCGCGACGTTCGCCCTCTCGGTCAACATGGCGAACGCGGGGTTCCCGCCGGCGGAGTTCCGCGAGCGCGCCGACTACTTCGTCGACACCGTCGCCCGGGCGCACCCGGAGAAGCCGATCGTCTGCGTCACGCTGTTCCCGTACTACGCGGACGTGACGGACGAGGGCGACGCCGACGTCGCGGCGGCCTACCGGGACGCCCTGCGCTCCGTCGTCGACGACTCGCCGCACGACAACCTCTCCCTCGTCGCCGGGACGGACCTGCTGTCGGCCTCGGACTTGACCTGGGACGTCCTCCACCCCAGCGACGGCGGCATGGAGTCTATCGGGGACGGACTGGCCCGGCACCTGGAGACGCGACTCGACTGAAATCGTCGGGCAGTCCGCGACGGGCCGAGTCAGTCGAACCGCGGCCAGATTCGAGACGGCCTGAACCGCGCGTCAGTCTTCGAGTGCGCCTTTCACCCCGTCGTAGGCCGGCTTCTCGTCGTACCGGTCGTCGAACAGCAGCGGGTCGCCGGTGAACCGCTCGCCGAAGTCCCTGAAGCTCCGCAGCCAGGTGCTGGCGTCGTGGACGCCCCACGTGACGACTGTGTCACAGCCCGCGTCGCGACAGGCCGCGACGACGTCGCCGTAGAACTCCGCCTGGTCCTCGTCGGGGTTCTCGGACACGTCGTCGACGTGGAACGCGACGTCCATCTCGGTGATCTGGACGTCCAGCCCGAGGTCCCGGAACCGCCGGACGTTCTCCGCGACGGAGCCCGGATCGGGGTGGTCGCCGAGCGCGTGCATCTGGAGGCCGACCCCGTCGATCGGCACCCCGTCGTCGAGCAGCCCCTCGACCATGTCGTAGACGGCGTCGGACTTCTCGTTGATCCCGTCCGCGCCGTAGTCGTTGTAGTAGAGGTCCGCGTCGGTGACCTCGTTCGCCCAGCGGAACGCGTCGGCGAGGTACTCCTCGCCCAGCGCGTCGTACCACACGGTGTCGCGCATCGACCCGTCGTCCGCGACGGCCTCGTTGACCACGTCCCAGGCGTCAATCTTCGACCGGTAGCGACCGGCGACCGTGTGGACGTGGTCGCGCAGGAACGTCCGGAGCTGATCGCCGGTGTAGTCCCACGCCTGGAACCAGTCGGGCTTCTGGTTGTGCCACACGAGCGTGTGCCCGCGGACGTACATGTCGTGCTCGACGCCGAAGTCGACGACGGCGTCGGCGTCGCCGAAGTCGTAGGTGTCCCGCGACGGTCGGAGCGGCCCCATCTTCAGGGCGTTCTCCGGAGTGATCGCGTTGAACTCGCTCTTGGCGGTCCGCAGGTAACTCGGGTCGCTGCGGAGCGCGTCGGGATCGATCGCGGCACCGATTCGGAAGTCGCTGGCGTCGGCCGCCGTGCGAAGCGTCGCCTCGTCTGACATCGTCTCGGAGGGCGTGAACAGTAACTATAAAACATGTGGCTCCGGTGGCGAGTGCCGGCGCGTCGCACCCGTAGTTTTATAGTCGATTCGGCGGGAACGTGAGCGTATGCCCTTCCTCGACGAGGATTACCTGCTCGAGACGGACGCCGCGCGAGAACTGTACGACGCGATCGCCGACCGCCCGATCGTCGATCCCCACACGCACGCGGACGTCGCCGAGATCGTCGAGAACGACGGCTGGAACGACGTCTGGGAGGTCGAGGCCGCCACGGACCACTACGTCTGGGCGCTGATGCGCAACTGCGGCGTCGACGAGGAACTGATCACCGGCGACGCCGACAACCGGGAGAAGTGGACGACGCTCGCGGAGGCCTTCCCGCAGTTCGCCGGCAACCCCACCTACGAGTGGGTCCACCTCGATCTCAGGCGACGGTTCGGAATCGAGAAGACGATCTCCGCCGAAACGGCCGACGAGATCTGGGAGGAGACGAAGGCCCAGCTCGCCGGGGACGACATGCGACCCCAGGAGCTGCTCGCCGAGATGAACGTCGAGGTCGTCGGTAGCACCGACGATCCGACGGACGACCTCTCGTACCACGAGCGCGCCGCCGACGAGGTCGATGGGGTCGAGCTCGTGCCTACCTGGCGCGCGGACCGGGCGGTCAAGGTCGACCGGCCCGAGTGGACCGACTTCGTCGCCGAACTCGCCGAGGCGATCGAGGTCGACACGGGCGACTTCGACGGGTTCCTCGCCGCGCTGGAGGCCTCCCACGACTACTTCGACGAGCGCGGCTGCCGCGCCTGCGACCTCGGGATCGAACAGCCCGTCACCCGGCCAGTCAGTGACGAGCGCGCCCGCGACGTCTTCGAGCGGGCGCTGGCCGGGGCCTCACTCTCCGAACGCGAGGCCGGGGACTTCCAGGCCTACCTCACCGAGTACATCGGCGAACTGAACGCCGAGAAGGGGTGGGTCACGCAGTTGCACGTCGGCCCCGTCCGCAACTACCGCGACTCGCTGTTCGAGCGGCTCGGTCCGGCCGCCGGCGGGGACGTCTCGACGGGGGACGTGGACCTCGTGAAGCCGCTGGAGCACTTCTGCAACCGGTTCGACGACGAGATGGACGTCGTCCTCTACGTGATCGATCCGACCCACTACCCGTCGGTCGCGACGATGGCGCGGGTGTTCCCGAACGTGACGGTCGGCCCGGCCTGGTGGTTCAACGACAGCCCGTTCGGGATGGAGCAGCAACTTGAGTACGTCGGCACCGTCGAGCTGCTCTCCCAGCACGCCGGGATGGTCAGCGACTCGCGGAAGCTCCTCTCCTACGGCTCGCGCTTCGAGATGTTCCGCCGCTCGCTGGCCAACGTCGTCGGGACGCAGGTCGAGCGCGGCCAGGTGCCGATGGACGTGGCGCGAGACCTCGTCGAGGGCCTCGCGTACGACCGGCCAAAAGAGCTGTACGGGTTCTGAGCCTGCCGGCACTGGGACCGGCAACGGAGCCGAGCTGACTTCAGTCCGCGGAGTAGGCGTCCGCTTCCGCGAGGACGGTCGACTCCGCGAGGTCCCACTCGTCCAGATAGTCCTCCTGTGCGGCGACCAGTTCCGCGAACAGCTCACGGGCCTCCTCGGTCTGGAGGGTCCGCACCTGCTGGTCGATGAGGAAGCCCTGGAACGCGGCGTCGACGTCGCCGTCGCGGGACGCCTCGATGACGGTCTCGATGGTGTCGACGTGACCGCTGATGAGGGCGCGAACCGGCCGCGGGAAGCCGCCCGCCGCCATCGGCTTGACCTCGTTGGCGCGGACCACGGCGTTCGTCTCGACGACGGCCTCGCTCTGGAGGTCCGACACCTGGCCGACGTTCGGGAGGTTGACGTTCGTGACGTACTCGTCCTCCCCGACCAGCCCCCGGAGGATGTCGACAAACACCTCGTCGGACTCGGTCAGCTCGAACTCCTTCTCGCCGTCCAGCCAGGCCTCGACGTCGGTCGTCTGTTCGGACTCCGCCGGCGTCCAGTGCTTCGCCCGGTAGTCGCTGCCGGTGCGCTTGACGCCCCAGCGGTTGAGCCCCTCCTGGCCGCCCTGGATGAACCAGGTCGCGTACTCGACGAGGTGGCGGTCGCCCGCCGCGGGCAGGACGCCGAACCGCCGGAACAGCTCCCAGGTCACCTGCCAGTTGTCGACGAACACGCTCTCGTCCGCGAGGTCGTCCCAGGAGAACTCCCGGTGGGCCCGCTCGCTGTCGACCAGGTCCTCCAGGAGGGGCCAGAGGTCGACCCCCTTGCAGCGGGCCTCGTCGACCCACGTGAAGTGGTTGATCCCCTTGACGTTGACCGAGACGTCCGAGCGCTCGGCGTCCACGTCGAGCTTCTCGCTCGCGATGTCGGCGAGGTGGCTCCGGGTGCCCAGCACCTCGTGACAGAGGCCGAGCGCGTTGACGTCGGGGTACTCGTCGTACAGCGCCCGCGTCACGAAGTGGACGGGGTTCGTGTAGTTGAACACCCACGCGCCGGGGCAGTGCTCGCGGATCGCGGCCGCGAACTCCCGGTAGAGAGGGACCGTCCGCATCGCGCGGAAGATGCCGCCCGGACCGATCGTGGCCGAGACGGCGCCGTAGATGCCGTACTCCTTCGGGATGTCGAGGTCGTGGACGAACGTCTCCGCGGGGTCGTACTGCGTCGAGAGGACGACGACGTCGGCACCGGACAGCGCCGTCTCGAGGGAGTCGGTCGCCTCGTAGGACCACTCCGTCGAGGGCTCGACGTCGGCCTCGCCGTGGACCCAGTTGCCGAACTCCGCGTTCCGCTCGGCGCTCTCGACGTACTCGTCGTAGAGTCGGACCTCGCCGTGCAGGTCGGACTGGGCGAGGTCCCGGATGAGGTTCGGCGCCCACTGGCGACTGCCGCCGCCGACGTAGGCTATCGTGACGTCGTCGGCGTCGATTGCACTGTCCGATCGCACTGCTGCTGGCGCTTGCTGCGACATGGTCCCTAGGGTGTCATCCACTGGCATAAAGGTCGTGGTGGAAGCAACCTATCGCACGTGATGCGGTCGCTGACAGCGGGAACGTGGCCCGCGACCGACCGGTGGAGCGACGCGGGCCCCGAAGCGCGGCCGCGCCGGGTCACGTCCTCACTGCGCGCTGTCGTCGTAGCCGCCGTCGACCCTGACGATCTCGCCGGTCGTGAACGAGGCGGCGTCGCCGGCCAGGTACACCGCGGCGCCCGTGATTTCGTCGGGCGTCGCGACGCGGTCCATCGGCGTCCGGCCGTCGACCTGCTCGCGGAACGCGGAGCCGTCCTCCATCTTCGGCCCGGCCAGCTCGGTCTTGACGAAGCCCGGCGCGATGGCGTTGACGCGGACCTCCGGGGCGAGGTCGGCCGCCGCCGCGCGCGTCAGGCCGTTCAGGCCGCTCTTGGCGGCGCAGTATCCCGGCCGCTCCTCGCGGGCCTGGTCGGCCGACATCGACGAGATGTTGACGATGCTCCCCTCGTCCATGCCGCGCCCGAACACCTGACACGCGCGGAAGACGCCGGTGAGACAGACGTCGACGTCGCGCTCGAAGTCCTCCTCCGGCATCTCAGTGACCGACGCCTGCGCGACACTCCCGGCGGAGTTGACGAGGACGTCGACGTCGCCCATCGCCTCGACCGCCGCGTCGTAGAGGTCCTCGACGGACCCGTAGTCGCGGACGTCGCAGGTGACCTCCGTCGTCTCCGCGCCGCGCTCCCGCAGTTCCGCGGCCGTCTCGGCTACCTTGTCCTCGCTCCGGCTCGACGCGACGACGTCCGCGCCCTCGTCGGCGAACGCGAGGGCGATGGCCCGTCCGATCCCGCTCGTCCCGCCGATGACCACCGCGGATTTGTCCGCGACGGTGACGGCGTCGCCTGAGGTTTCGCTCATGTACGAGCGATGGCTCTCTCGGGACGCACGTCAGGTTTACGCTTGGGGTAGCGGTCGGTCGGAGTGGCGCTCACAGTGGTCCTCCGGACCGGGAACGAAAGGTTTCCACGGATAGTGGATTTTATCCGGATCGGCGCGGAAGGAGCCAGCATGAAACCCGACGCGTCGGACGACGGTGGCAAGCGGGTCGGCGCCGTTCAGCGCTCGTTCGCCATTCTGGACGTCCTCCGGCGGTCCGGAACACTCCGCATCAACGATGTTGCAGACGAACTGGACATCCCCACGAGCACGGCGCACGTCCACCTGAAGACGCTCGAGTCGGTCGGCTACGTGGTGAAGACCGACGACGGGTACAGGCGGGGGCTCCGGTTCCTGCGCGACGGCGTCGCAGTCCGCGACCGGTACGACGTCCACGGGATGGCCAGACCCGAACTGGACGAGATCGCGGCCGAGACGGGCGAGGTGGCCAACCTTGGCGCCGAGGAGGACGGGCGGCGCGTGATCCTGTACCAGGCCGAGGGGAGCGACGCCGTCTACGACGACGCGCCGATCGGCGAGTTCACGAGGATGCACTGGACGGCACTGGGGAAGGCCATCCTCGCGGAACGCTCCGGGGAGTACGTCGACGAGTACCTCGACGCGTACGGACTCCCGGCGGCGACTGAGAACACGATCACGGACGCCGAAGCGTTCCGAGAGGAACTCGCGACCGTCCACGACAGGGGGTACGCGGTCGAAGACGAAGAGCGCCGCGAGGGGATCCGGTCCGTCGCCGTTCCAATAATCGTGGACGGGTCCGTCGTCGGGGCCATCTCGCTCTCGGGACCCCGCGAGCGGTTCGACGACGATCGAATCCGGGACGCGCTGGTACCGACGCTACGCGACACGTCGAACGTCGTCGAGGTCAGGTGCACCTACGAGTGACCGCGGATATCGGC
This genomic interval from Halomicrobium urmianum contains the following:
- the uxaC gene encoding glucuronate isomerase, with amino-acid sequence MPFLDEDYLLETDAARELYDAIADRPIVDPHTHADVAEIVENDGWNDVWEVEAATDHYVWALMRNCGVDEELITGDADNREKWTTLAEAFPQFAGNPTYEWVHLDLRRRFGIEKTISAETADEIWEETKAQLAGDDMRPQELLAEMNVEVVGSTDDPTDDLSYHERAADEVDGVELVPTWRADRAVKVDRPEWTDFVAELAEAIEVDTGDFDGFLAALEASHDYFDERGCRACDLGIEQPVTRPVSDERARDVFERALAGASLSEREAGDFQAYLTEYIGELNAEKGWVTQLHVGPVRNYRDSLFERLGPAAGGDVSTGDVDLVKPLEHFCNRFDDEMDVVLYVIDPTHYPSVATMARVFPNVTVGPAWWFNDSPFGMEQQLEYVGTVELLSQHAGMVSDSRKLLSYGSRFEMFRRSLANVVGTQVERGQVPMDVARDLVEGLAYDRPKELYGF
- a CDS encoding IclR family transcriptional regulator encodes the protein MKPDASDDGGKRVGAVQRSFAILDVLRRSGTLRINDVADELDIPTSTAHVHLKTLESVGYVVKTDDGYRRGLRFLRDGVAVRDRYDVHGMARPELDEIAAETGEVANLGAEEDGRRVILYQAEGSDAVYDDAPIGEFTRMHWTALGKAILAERSGEYVDEYLDAYGLPAATENTITDAEAFREELATVHDRGYAVEDEERREGIRSVAVPIIVDGSVVGAISLSGPRERFDDDRIRDALVPTLRDTSNVVEVRCTYE
- a CDS encoding family 4 glycosyl hydrolase → MSQQAPAAVRSDSAIDADDVTIAYVGGGSRQWAPNLIRDLAQSDLHGEVRLYDEYVESAERNAEFGNWVHGEADVEPSTEWSYEATDSLETALSGADVVVLSTQYDPAETFVHDLDIPKEYGIYGAVSATIGPGGIFRAMRTVPLYREFAAAIREHCPGAWVFNYTNPVHFVTRALYDEYPDVNALGLCHEVLGTRSHLADIASEKLDVDAERSDVSVNVKGINHFTWVDEARCKGVDLWPLLEDLVDSERAHREFSWDDLADESVFVDNWQVTWELFRRFGVLPAAGDRHLVEYATWFIQGGQEGLNRWGVKRTGSDYRAKHWTPAESEQTTDVEAWLDGEKEFELTESDEVFVDILRGLVGEDEYVTNVNLPNVGQVSDLQSEAVVETNAVVRANEVKPMAAGGFPRPVRALISGHVDTIETVIEASRDGDVDAAFQGFLIDQQVRTLQTEEARELFAELVAAQEDYLDEWDLAESTVLAEADAYSAD
- a CDS encoding SDR family NAD(P)-dependent oxidoreductase; translation: MSETSGDAVTVADKSAVVIGGTSGIGRAIALAFADEGADVVASSRSEDKVAETAAELRERGAETTEVTCDVRDYGSVEDLYDAAVEAMGDVDVLVNSAGSVAQASVTEMPEEDFERDVDVCLTGVFRACQVFGRGMDEGSIVNISSMSADQAREERPGYCAAKSGLNGLTRAAAADLAPEVRVNAIAPGFVKTELAGPKMEDGSAFREQVDGRTPMDRVATPDEITGAAVYLAGDAASFTTGEIVRVDGGYDDSAQ